From a single Adhaeribacter swui genomic region:
- the moaC gene encoding cyclic pyranopterin monophosphate synthase MoaC → MEPEKTFSHLDAAGNPAMVDVSAKSQTKRTAIAQSIVVLGDDIMQHLSNGDIQTKKGPVFQTAIIAGTMGAKKTSDLIPLCHPLGLESCKFQIQVNEANEVVIQCTASLTGKTGVEMEALTGASVAALTIYDMCKAFSHDIVIKETRLISKTGGKSDFIRK, encoded by the coding sequence ATGGAACCAGAGAAAACTTTTTCGCACCTGGATGCGGCCGGTAATCCGGCCATGGTAGACGTAAGCGCGAAATCTCAAACCAAGCGTACGGCCATCGCTCAGAGTATTGTGGTTTTGGGCGATGATATAATGCAGCATTTAAGTAACGGCGATATCCAAACCAAAAAAGGACCCGTGTTTCAAACGGCGATTATTGCGGGTACCATGGGTGCCAAAAAAACGTCCGACCTGATTCCCTTGTGCCACCCGTTGGGTCTGGAAAGCTGTAAATTTCAGATTCAGGTAAACGAAGCGAACGAAGTGGTGATTCAATGCACCGCCAGCTTAACCGGCAAAACCGGCGTTGAAATGGAAGCTTTAACCGGTGCCAGCGTAGCGGCCTTAACTATTTACGATATGTGTAAAGCTTTTTCGCACGACATTGTTATTAAAGAAACCCGATTAATTAGTAAAACCGGAGGTAAAAGTGACTTCATCCGAAAATAA
- a CDS encoding NTP transferase domain-containing protein, protein MTSSENKPAYQKHVALSRPALGHFGRTELAILGTPCGNIKKLAFALTEKLAKNLKIAYVDADHKSADAEASNGPDVNTALAYGSFLEYTDKITFQRLDYRTTWNEYQQKVFFQAADLILVNGNHFPAQAQIIVIDPTKPLEKKLDKLTNVQLILLKEGVTEVPDFIQKHLSQKSPIPVYPVSEIEKITDFVSGFYKKNIPPVNGLVLAGGKSTRMQSDKGLLRYHDRDQRTHVYQMLSSICSNTFVSCNASQAAELEGKLPYLEDRFLNLGPKGGILTALQHDPNAAWLAVACDLPFLSKETLDYLVQHRDPTKMATAFYDSDGKFPEPLLTIWEPRSFSSLLQFLSLGYSCPRKALINSDVKLLTIPDAEELRNVNDPQAYKEALTDLSQQK, encoded by the coding sequence GTGACTTCATCCGAAAATAAACCAGCCTACCAGAAGCATGTTGCCTTAAGCCGTCCCGCTTTGGGGCATTTTGGAAGAACCGAATTGGCTATTCTGGGTACGCCTTGCGGCAATATTAAAAAATTAGCTTTTGCACTAACTGAGAAACTAGCCAAAAATTTAAAAATTGCCTACGTAGATGCCGACCATAAAAGCGCCGATGCAGAAGCGAGCAACGGCCCAGACGTAAATACCGCTTTAGCCTACGGCAGTTTTCTGGAGTATACCGATAAAATTACTTTTCAGCGCTTAGATTACCGGACTACCTGGAACGAATACCAGCAGAAAGTTTTCTTTCAAGCCGCAGATTTAATTCTAGTAAATGGTAATCATTTTCCAGCCCAAGCCCAAATAATAGTAATTGACCCGACAAAGCCTTTGGAGAAGAAGCTGGATAAACTCACCAACGTGCAGTTAATATTATTAAAAGAAGGAGTAACGGAAGTGCCCGACTTCATTCAAAAGCATTTATCGCAAAAATCTCCGATACCCGTTTATCCCGTTTCTGAAATCGAGAAAATTACAGATTTCGTTTCTGGTTTTTACAAAAAGAACATTCCGCCCGTAAACGGATTGGTTTTAGCCGGAGGTAAAAGTACCCGCATGCAAAGCGATAAAGGTTTATTGCGCTACCATGATCGAGACCAACGTACGCATGTTTACCAAATGCTCAGTTCTATTTGCTCCAATACTTTTGTGTCGTGCAATGCCTCTCAAGCTGCAGAATTGGAAGGAAAGCTGCCTTACTTGGAAGATAGATTTTTAAATTTAGGGCCCAAAGGCGGTATTTTAACGGCTTTGCAACATGATCCCAATGCGGCTTGGTTAGCGGTAGCCTGCGATTTGCCTTTTTTAAGTAAAGAAACTCTGGATTATTTAGTGCAGCACCGCGACCCCACCAAAATGGCCACAGCGTTTTATGATTCGGATGGCAAATTTCCGGAACCTTTATTGACGATTTGGGAGCCACGCAGTTTTTCGAGCTTGTTGCAGTTTTTAAGTTTAGGTTATTCCTGTCCGCGGAAAGCCTTAATCAACTCCGATGTAAAATTGCTTACTATTCCGGATGCAGAGGAACTGCGCAATGTAAACGACCCGCAAGCGTATAAAGAAGCATTAACTGATTTGAGCCAGCAGAAATAG
- a CDS encoding molybdenum cofactor biosynthesis protein MoaE, which translates to MIALTDQPINKEEVIAAVQSDGAGAVNVFIGTVRNNTQKKPVVRLEFEAYESMAVKKMQELADMASERWPVLKVAIVHRTGVLPIGEAAVVIAVSTPHRKASFEACEFIIDTLKEIVPIWKKEIFEDGEVWVAAHP; encoded by the coding sequence ATGATTGCCTTAACGGACCAACCAATTAATAAAGAAGAAGTAATAGCGGCGGTGCAGTCGGATGGCGCTGGGGCAGTAAATGTTTTTATTGGTACCGTACGGAATAATACCCAGAAAAAACCTGTAGTGCGGTTAGAGTTTGAAGCGTACGAATCCATGGCGGTAAAGAAAATGCAGGAACTGGCAGATATGGCTTCTGAACGCTGGCCAGTACTAAAAGTAGCCATTGTGCACCGTACCGGCGTATTACCCATAGGCGAAGCTGCCGTAGTTATTGCCGTTTCTACCCCGCACCGGAAAGCCTCTTTCGAAGCCTGCGAATTTATTATTGATACCTTAAAAGAAATCGTACCTATCTGGAAGAAAGAAATATTCGAAGATGGCGAAGTATGGGTAGCAGCGCATCCTTAA
- a CDS encoding MoaD/ThiS family protein, translating to MQLKIRLFGITKDIIGQTWTSVDIPEQAKVQDLLQNLKNTYPGLTKLHSVLVAVNDEYAKPDVTLNPNDEIALIPPVSGG from the coding sequence ATGCAATTAAAAATTCGTTTATTTGGCATTACCAAAGACATAATTGGCCAAACCTGGACATCTGTAGATATTCCGGAGCAAGCCAAGGTTCAGGATTTACTGCAAAATTTAAAAAATACTTATCCGGGTTTAACTAAACTCCATTCGGTTTTAGTAGCCGTAAACGACGAATACGCCAAACCTGATGTAACCTTAAACCCCAACGACGAAATTGCTTTAATCCCACCCGTGAGCGGAGGATAA
- the moaA gene encoding GTP 3',8-cyclase MoaA: MTKHRPQIVDNHGRPLTYVRLAVTDRCNLRCFYCMPAEGIDYLPKKQLLTYEEMECLLQVLAGLGISKVRITGGEPFLRKDLTYFLKQVKAIPGIDEIHITTNGVLTEQYIPDLVALGINSVNLSLDTLNRERFLKITRRDEFEKVMQTYHALLANQIPVKINAVVMEGQNIEDIVPLAALTKDHPVSVRFIEEMPFNGEGQHYPVLTWNYRKIIQELQTAFPALSRASDAPHSTANHYTIPGYKGNIGVIAAFSRTFCGTCNRIRVTAQGGLKTCLYGNDVLNVKEILRSGASETTLTEELLKAFNSRAKDGYEAEAQRPILLPVFESMSMIGG; encoded by the coding sequence ATGACAAAACATCGCCCGCAAATAGTAGATAATCATGGCCGTCCGTTAACGTACGTGCGGTTAGCTGTTACTGATCGGTGCAATCTGCGCTGCTTTTACTGTATGCCCGCCGAAGGCATTGATTATCTGCCGAAAAAGCAGTTGCTTACTTACGAAGAAATGGAATGTTTGCTGCAGGTGTTAGCCGGTTTGGGTATTAGTAAAGTGCGTATTACGGGCGGCGAACCTTTTTTGCGGAAAGATTTAACTTATTTTCTGAAGCAGGTAAAGGCTATCCCGGGCATTGACGAAATTCATATTACCACCAATGGCGTGCTTACGGAGCAATATATTCCGGATTTAGTGGCACTAGGAATTAATTCGGTTAACCTGAGTCTGGATACTTTAAATCGGGAGCGATTTTTAAAAATTACCCGTCGCGACGAATTCGAAAAAGTAATGCAAACGTATCATGCATTATTGGCTAATCAGATTCCGGTAAAAATAAACGCGGTTGTAATGGAAGGGCAGAATATTGAAGATATTGTGCCTTTAGCGGCCTTAACCAAAGACCATCCGGTTTCGGTGAGGTTTATCGAAGAAATGCCTTTTAACGGCGAAGGCCAGCATTATCCGGTGCTAACCTGGAATTACCGGAAGATAATTCAAGAATTACAAACTGCTTTTCCGGCTTTATCTAGAGCTTCGGATGCGCCGCATTCTACGGCTAATCATTATACTATACCAGGTTATAAAGGAAACATTGGAGTAATTGCGGCTTTTTCCCGCACTTTTTGCGGCACTTGCAATCGTATTCGGGTAACTGCCCAAGGCGGGTTAAAAACCTGTCTTTACGGGAATGATGTGCTGAACGTAAAGGAAATTTTACGTAGCGGGGCATCCGAAACAACCCTGACGGAAGAACTGTTAAAAGCTTTTAACAGCCGGGCCAAAGATGGCTACGAAGCTGAAGCGCAGCGACCTATATTGCTGCCGGTCTTCGAATCAATGTCGATGATTGGCGGTTAA
- a CDS encoding NADH-quinone oxidoreductase subunit N produces MNSIILLTTFGILNLFVGFRKSNKLVLPLVFLFLVVVLLANFYDWNNTQTYFEQMLTVDNFAVAFTAVVVLTTILVVPFAKRYADEQNESLAEFFSILLFSLVGAIMMVAYENLIMLFVGIEILSISMYVLAGSDKKNLKSNEAGLKYFLMGSFASGILLFGIVLIYGATGTFAIAEINSVATTGSADALTSPLLAMGLLFTLIGISFKLSAAPFHFWTPDVYEGTPTLFTAFMSTVVKTAGFGGFYKLMSVSFAGAYDIWFPTLVAMTVITLAIGNIGAVAQNSFKRMMAYSSISHAGYLMIALLSFNDRSENAIFFYSLAYSVATVAAFGILKIVSDQRDDISYNAFNGLGRTNPLLAAVMTISMCSLAGIPLTGGFFGKLFIFSAALEQNILWLIIVAIIMSMVGIYYYFRVVIAMYMREPSGDRLKVDSSASFALIFIAVLTLILGIFPGLFSDIL; encoded by the coding sequence ATGAATTCCATTATACTACTAACAACCTTTGGCATTTTGAACCTATTTGTGGGGTTCCGAAAATCGAACAAGCTGGTGTTACCACTGGTATTCTTGTTTTTGGTTGTGGTGTTGCTCGCCAATTTTTACGATTGGAACAATACCCAAACCTACTTCGAGCAAATGTTAACCGTAGATAATTTTGCGGTAGCATTTACAGCAGTAGTAGTATTAACCACCATATTGGTAGTTCCTTTTGCCAAACGATACGCCGATGAGCAAAACGAAAGCTTAGCCGAGTTTTTCTCCATCCTGTTGTTTTCTTTAGTTGGCGCTATTATGATGGTGGCTTACGAAAACTTAATCATGCTTTTTGTAGGTATCGAAATCTTATCTATTAGCATGTATGTTTTGGCAGGTAGCGATAAGAAAAATTTAAAATCCAACGAGGCCGGGCTTAAGTATTTCTTAATGGGTTCTTTTGCTTCGGGCATTTTGTTGTTTGGCATTGTATTAATTTACGGGGCTACCGGCACTTTTGCCATTGCCGAGATTAACTCAGTGGCCACCACCGGCTCCGCTGATGCCTTAACTTCTCCGTTGTTAGCGATGGGGTTATTATTTACCCTCATCGGAATTTCTTTTAAATTATCGGCTGCTCCTTTCCACTTCTGGACTCCCGATGTATACGAAGGAACCCCTACCCTTTTCACGGCTTTTATGAGTACCGTGGTAAAAACAGCTGGTTTCGGTGGTTTTTACAAACTCATGTCGGTTTCTTTCGCCGGCGCTTATGACATCTGGTTCCCGACTTTAGTAGCCATGACGGTAATTACTTTAGCCATCGGGAATATTGGCGCTGTAGCGCAAAACAGCTTTAAGCGCATGATGGCTTACTCCAGTATTTCGCACGCTGGTTATTTGATGATTGCCTTATTATCTTTTAACGACCGGTCAGAGAATGCTATTTTCTTTTATTCCTTAGCTTATTCAGTAGCCACAGTAGCAGCATTCGGAATTTTAAAAATAGTATCGGATCAGCGGGATGATATTTCCTACAATGCCTTTAATGGCTTAGGCAGAACTAACCCCTTGTTAGCCGCCGTAATGACCATTTCGATGTGCTCTTTAGCAGGTATTCCTTTAACGGGTGGGTTCTTCGGTAAACTTTTTATTTTTAGTGCCGCCTTAGAACAAAATATTTTGTGGTTGATTATTGTGGCAATTATTATGTCGATGGTGGGAATTTATTATTACTTCCGGGTGGTTATAGCCATGTACATGCGCGAACCCAGCGGCGACCGCTTAAAAGTAGATTCTTCTGCTAGCTTTGCCTTGATTTTTATTGCGGTGCTTACTCTTATTCTAGGAATTTTCCCGGGATTGTTCAGCGATATTTTGTAA
- a CDS encoding complex I subunit 4 family protein yields the protein MSNLTLYLLLWPTIAGILILFLKGQSAKRTAFGAALIEFFMAILAMIQYEPNAYRQFTFDHTWIENFGINFSIGMDGISLLLVFLTTFLVPLIILSSFPHSYKNPNVFYALILFMQTGLIGVFTSFDAFLFYFFWEVALIPIYFIAGIWGGERRILITFKFFLYTIIGSLFMLVGFVYLYFQTPGTHTSDINAFYQLNLSATDQSWIFWFLFIAFAIKMPVFPFHTWQPDTYTESPTQATMLLSGIMLKMGIYGVIRWLLPVVPKGVSQWDTLVVVLAIIGIVYGAIIAIRQSDLKRLVAFSSISHVGLIAAGIFTLTEHGMQGGIIQMLSHGINVVGLFFIIDIIYRRTHTREIANLGGITQTTPALSIFFLILLLGTVALPLTNGFVGEFLLLSGVYQYNNWMGAIAGLTIILGAVYMLRMFQGVMFGEQNNVTATFHDLTRLEKAVLIPLVIMVFWIGLHPNTFMSLTEPTVGHLLGIINR from the coding sequence ATGTCTAACCTTACCCTTTACCTACTCCTTTGGCCGACCATAGCTGGTATTCTGATTTTATTTTTAAAAGGTCAGAGTGCTAAACGGACAGCTTTTGGAGCTGCTTTAATTGAGTTTTTTATGGCTATACTGGCCATGATTCAGTACGAGCCCAATGCTTACCGGCAGTTTACCTTTGATCATACCTGGATTGAAAACTTTGGAATCAACTTTTCCATTGGCATGGATGGCATCAGCCTGTTATTGGTTTTCTTGACTACCTTTCTGGTGCCTTTAATCATTTTATCTTCTTTCCCGCATTCTTATAAAAATCCGAATGTATTTTATGCTTTAATCCTGTTTATGCAAACCGGCTTAATTGGCGTATTTACTTCGTTTGATGCTTTCCTGTTTTATTTCTTCTGGGAAGTTGCTTTAATTCCGATTTACTTTATAGCGGGTATCTGGGGTGGCGAACGTCGCATTCTGATTACTTTTAAGTTTTTCTTGTACACCATTATTGGTTCTTTATTTATGCTGGTGGGTTTTGTGTACTTGTATTTCCAAACACCGGGCACACATACTTCTGACATAAACGCTTTTTACCAGTTAAACTTAAGCGCTACCGACCAAAGCTGGATTTTCTGGTTTTTGTTTATTGCTTTCGCCATTAAAATGCCGGTGTTTCCTTTCCATACCTGGCAACCCGACACCTACACCGAGTCGCCCACCCAGGCTACCATGTTACTTTCGGGCATTATGTTGAAAATGGGGATTTACGGTGTTATTCGTTGGTTATTGCCCGTAGTACCTAAAGGAGTAAGCCAATGGGATACGTTAGTAGTAGTTCTGGCAATTATTGGAATTGTTTACGGCGCTATTATCGCTATCCGGCAAAGTGATTTAAAACGTTTGGTGGCCTTTTCTTCAATTTCGCACGTGGGTTTAATTGCCGCTGGTATTTTTACTCTAACCGAGCACGGCATGCAAGGGGGCATTATTCAAATGTTGAGCCACGGGATAAATGTAGTGGGCTTGTTCTTTATTATTGATATCATTTACCGCCGTACCCACACCCGTGAAATAGCCAACTTAGGTGGCATTACCCAAACTACTCCCGCTTTATCCATTTTCTTTTTGATTTTACTTTTAGGTACCGTAGCCCTGCCGCTGACCAATGGTTTTGTCGGGGAGTTCCTCTTATTATCGGGCGTATACCAGTATAATAACTGGATGGGAGCTATTGCCGGTTTAACCATTATCTTGGGAGCAGTTTATATGCTGCGGATGTTCCAGGGGGTTATGTTTGGCGAACAAAACAATGTTACGGCCACATTCCACGATTTAACCAGACTGGAAAAGGCCGTACTGATTCCGTTAGTGATTATGGTGTTCTGGATTGGTTTGCACCCAAATACGTTTATGAGCCTTACAGAACCAACAGTGGGCCATTTACTGGGTATTATCAATCGGTAG
- the nuoL gene encoding NADH-quinone oxidoreductase subunit L, with protein MQTNLLPATNSNMALFCLLIPLLPFIGFLINGLGNRSLPKGVQTLIGCGSVLASFIISLYLFFNFNGQSYVVNLFDWINVGNLHIPFAFQIDQLSLIMLLLVTGVGFVIHVYSAGYMSHDVNFGKFFAFLNLFIFSMLLLVMGSNYVMMFVGWEGVGLCSYLLIGFWNKVTPYNNAAKKAFIINRIGDLGFLLGIFLIFITFGSVSYAEVFQQASQIHEVNQSVIITITLLLFVGAMGKSAQLPLYTWLPDAMAGPTPVSALIHAATMVTAGIYMVIRSNVLYTLAPATLDFIAIIGLATAVFAATIGLAQNDIKKVLAYSTVSQLGYMFLALGVMAYTSSMFHVLTHAFFKALLFLGAGSVIHAMSGEQDIRSMGGLRKKLPITFITFLIGTLAISGIPPFAGFFSKDELLAQVYEHSKIMWAFGLLTSFMTAFYMFRLLFLTFFGTFRGTEEQRHHLHESPSSMTLPLIILAILSTVGGFMGLPAVFSENHILSRFLEPVLGFSRAAVPSAFEKAHLDHSTEYLLMAISVAVAVVAIILAYVMYVSKKTVPADEKIETTGLHKLIYHKYYIDEIYNALIVQPIMALSTGLYRFVEKGIIDPIVNGFGKVTIAGGRNLRFLQTGAIGFYIFAMVISIALILLLNFIIR; from the coding sequence ATGCAAACAAACTTACTACCTGCCACCAACTCCAACATGGCATTGTTCTGCTTACTTATTCCGCTTCTTCCTTTTATCGGATTTTTAATTAATGGCCTTGGCAATCGCTCGCTCCCAAAAGGTGTTCAGACTTTAATTGGTTGCGGCAGTGTGCTGGCTTCTTTCATTATTTCGCTTTACCTGTTTTTTAATTTTAATGGGCAATCGTATGTGGTTAATTTATTTGATTGGATAAACGTAGGCAATCTGCACATTCCGTTTGCCTTTCAAATCGATCAATTGTCTTTAATTATGTTGCTTTTGGTTACCGGTGTTGGGTTTGTGATACACGTGTACTCCGCCGGCTACATGAGCCACGACGTTAACTTTGGAAAATTCTTCGCTTTCCTGAATTTGTTTATTTTCTCGATGTTACTGCTCGTAATGGGTTCTAACTACGTGATGATGTTTGTGGGTTGGGAAGGAGTTGGTTTGTGTTCTTATTTATTAATTGGGTTCTGGAACAAAGTTACGCCTTATAATAATGCCGCTAAAAAAGCCTTTATTATTAACCGTATCGGCGACTTAGGCTTTTTGCTAGGTATTTTTTTAATTTTTATAACATTTGGCAGTGTCTCTTACGCCGAAGTTTTTCAGCAAGCGTCGCAAATTCACGAAGTAAATCAGTCGGTAATCATAACCATTACCTTGCTGTTATTTGTGGGAGCCATGGGTAAAAGTGCTCAATTACCGCTTTATACCTGGTTACCCGACGCGATGGCGGGTCCTACCCCGGTTTCAGCCTTAATTCACGCGGCTACCATGGTTACTGCCGGTATTTACATGGTTATCCGCTCTAACGTATTATACACGCTAGCACCAGCCACTTTAGATTTTATTGCTATTATTGGTTTAGCTACTGCCGTTTTTGCGGCTACTATTGGTCTTGCCCAAAACGATATAAAGAAAGTATTGGCTTATTCTACCGTAAGTCAGTTAGGTTACATGTTCCTGGCCTTAGGCGTAATGGCTTATACTTCCTCCATGTTTCACGTATTAACCCACGCCTTTTTTAAAGCTTTATTATTCTTAGGGGCTGGTAGCGTTATTCATGCTATGAGCGGGGAACAAGATATCCGCAGCATGGGGGGCTTACGCAAGAAATTACCAATCACTTTTATTACTTTCTTAATTGGCACTTTGGCCATTTCGGGTATTCCGCCGTTTGCGGGTTTTTTCTCGAAGGACGAATTATTGGCTCAGGTTTACGAACACAGCAAAATTATGTGGGCGTTTGGTTTATTAACTTCCTTCATGACGGCGTTCTACATGTTCCGGTTGCTGTTCCTGACTTTCTTTGGCACTTTCCGTGGTACCGAAGAACAACGCCACCATTTACACGAGTCGCCAAGTAGCATGACTTTGCCCTTAATTATTCTGGCCATACTATCTACTGTAGGTGGGTTTATGGGTTTACCAGCAGTATTCAGCGAAAATCATATTTTATCCCGTTTCTTAGAACCCGTTTTAGGCTTTTCCCGTGCAGCGGTACCCAGTGCCTTTGAAAAAGCGCATTTAGACCACTCTACCGAGTACTTGTTAATGGCTATATCGGTAGCGGTGGCCGTAGTAGCTATCATCCTGGCTTATGTTATGTATGTGAGCAAGAAAACTGTTCCGGCTGATGAAAAAATCGAAACTACTGGCTTACATAAGCTCATTTACCACAAGTATTACATTGATGAGATTTACAATGCCTTGATAGTTCAGCCGATTATGGCTCTTTCTACTGGTTTATACCGCTTCGTGGAAAAAGGAATTATTGATCCGATTGTAAACGGTTTCGGCAAAGTTACCATTGCGGGTGGTCGAAATCTGCGCTTTTTACAAACTGGCGCCATTGGCTTTTATATTTTTGCCATGGTCATCAGCATTGCCTTGATTCTACTCCTGAATTTTATTATCAGATAA
- the nuoK gene encoding NADH-quinone oxidoreductase subunit NuoK, with amino-acid sequence MNEIPEVIRTIPLHYYLFFSSTLFVIGIIGVLTRRNAIIIFMCIELMLNAVNLLLTAFSAYRSDANGQVFVFFIMAVAAAEVCVGLAIIVMIYRNLRTTDINILSNLKW; translated from the coding sequence ATGAACGAAATTCCTGAAGTAATCAGAACCATTCCTTTACACTACTACCTGTTCTTCAGCAGCACTTTATTTGTTATCGGCATTATAGGCGTTCTTACCCGCCGCAATGCAATTATTATTTTTATGTGCATAGAGCTCATGCTCAACGCCGTAAACCTTCTTTTAACCGCGTTTTCGGCTTATCGCTCTGATGCAAACGGGCAGGTTTTTGTATTTTTTATTATGGCCGTTGCTGCTGCCGAAGTTTGTGTAGGCTTAGCCATTATTGTAATGATTTACCGGAACCTGCGCACAACGGATATTAACATTTTAAGCAATTTGAAATGGTAG
- a CDS encoding NADH-quinone oxidoreductase subunit J family protein, producing the protein MTGNLFYFLTFITLFAALGVVFSKNPVYSVLCLILTFFSLSGHYILLNAQFVAAVNIIVYAGAIMVLFLFVIMFLNLNQDTEQTQHKSTLMKVAGVISGGLLLVIMIAVLKDAELGTVDTANFDSQIGMVENLGQLLFTKYLLPFELVSVLFLSAMVGAVMLGKKESQQRHF; encoded by the coding sequence ATGACTGGTAATCTTTTTTACTTCCTGACTTTTATAACCTTGTTCGCGGCTTTAGGAGTGGTATTTTCTAAAAACCCCGTTTACAGCGTTCTTTGCTTAATTTTAACTTTCTTCAGTTTATCCGGGCACTATATTTTACTTAACGCGCAGTTTGTGGCTGCGGTAAATATTATTGTGTACGCGGGCGCTATTATGGTTTTGTTTCTTTTCGTGATTATGTTTTTAAACTTGAATCAGGATACGGAGCAAACCCAACACAAATCCACGCTGATGAAAGTAGCCGGCGTTATTTCGGGAGGTTTGTTATTAGTTATTATGATTGCAGTGTTAAAAGATGCGGAATTAGGCACTGTGGATACGGCTAACTTTGATTCTCAGATTGGTATGGTAGAAAATCTGGGGCAATTATTATTTACTAAATACCTTTTACCTTTTGAGTTGGTATCGGTATTGTTTTTATCGGCCATGGTTGGTGCGGTAATGTTAGGTAAAAAAGAATCGCAGCAGCGGCATTTTTAA
- a CDS encoding NuoI/complex I 23 kDa subunit family protein: MTITEKMYLPAIFQGLSITMRHFFKKKPTIQYPEQKREFGREFRGLHVLRRDEQGRERCTACGLCAVACPAEAITMVAGERKKGEENLYREEKYAVTYEINMLRCIFCGLCEEACPKEAIFLQNDKTAPPRFERDEFIYGKDRLVEPLSRANSKENIKYRY, from the coding sequence ATGACAATAACCGAGAAGATGTACCTTCCGGCTATTTTTCAAGGTCTGTCTATTACCATGCGGCACTTTTTTAAGAAAAAGCCCACGATCCAATACCCCGAGCAAAAGCGGGAATTTGGCCGGGAATTCCGGGGATTACACGTTTTACGCCGCGATGAGCAAGGACGGGAACGTTGTACCGCTTGTGGCCTGTGCGCCGTAGCTTGCCCGGCCGAAGCTATTACTATGGTAGCCGGTGAGCGTAAAAAAGGCGAAGAAAATCTGTACCGTGAAGAAAAATACGCAGTTACTTACGAAATAAACATGCTGCGTTGTATTTTCTGCGGTTTGTGCGAAGAAGCTTGCCCAAAAGAAGCTATATTTTTGCAAAACGATAAAACGGCTCCGCCTCGTTTCGAGCGCGACGAATTTATCTATGGCAAAGATCGTTTGGTAGAGCCATTATCGCGGGCAAATTCAAAAGAAAATATTAAGTACAGATATTAA
- the nuoH gene encoding NADH-quinone oxidoreductase subunit NuoH yields MEIPALAIQAAIILAIFGITLLIATYCTWAERRIAGYLQDRPGPNRVGPWGLGQPLADAVKLFFKEEFIPATANKWLFIAGPSLAMLTALMSSAVVPFGNTILSDTFGTTRIQGIEVNIGMLYVFGVVSLGVYGIMIGGWASNNKFSLLGAIRAASQNISYEIAMGLSIIAMLMMTGTLSLREIALQQSEPLFGISGFNWNIFYQPLGFIIFLTCSFAETNRTPFDLPESEAELVGGYHTEYGSMKLGLYLFAEYVNIIVASAVMSTLYFGGFNFPFQDQVGALISSDPVVAHNAVTIIGTVVLFLKIFGFIFFFMWVRWTLPRFRYDQLLNLGWKGLIPLSIINIVLTGAGILLYEYFKG; encoded by the coding sequence ATGGAGATTCCAGCATTAGCCATACAGGCCGCCATTATATTAGCTATTTTTGGTATTACTCTATTAATTGCAACCTATTGTACCTGGGCCGAGCGTAGAATTGCCGGTTATCTGCAAGACCGTCCTGGTCCAAACCGGGTAGGTCCCTGGGGTTTAGGTCAGCCGCTGGCTGATGCCGTGAAGTTGTTTTTTAAAGAAGAATTTATTCCGGCTACTGCCAATAAATGGTTATTTATTGCGGGTCCATCGTTGGCAATGTTAACCGCTTTAATGAGCAGTGCCGTAGTTCCTTTTGGCAATACCATTTTGTCGGATACTTTTGGTACTACCCGAATACAAGGGATTGAAGTAAACATCGGAATGCTTTATGTTTTTGGGGTTGTATCCTTGGGCGTGTACGGCATTATGATTGGAGGATGGGCATCTAACAATAAGTTTTCGTTATTAGGCGCTATTCGGGCTGCATCGCAAAATATTAGCTACGAAATTGCCATGGGTCTTTCTATTATTGCTATGCTGATGATGACCGGAACGCTTTCGTTGCGCGAAATTGCTTTACAACAGTCGGAGCCGTTGTTTGGAATATCAGGTTTTAACTGGAATATTTTTTACCAGCCCTTAGGATTTATTATTTTCTTGACCTGCTCCTTTGCCGAAACAAACCGGACTCCTTTTGACTTACCCGAATCGGAAGCAGAACTGGTAGGTGGTTACCACACCGAGTATGGCTCTATGAAATTAGGCTTATACTTGTTTGCCGAATATGTAAATATTATTGTGGCGTCGGCGGTAATGAGCACGCTGTACTTTGGTGGCTTTAACTTCCCCTTTCAGGATCAGGTTGGTGCATTAATATCCAGCGACCCGGTAGTGGCCCATAACGCCGTTACTATTATCGGGACAGTAGTATTATTTTTAAAAATATTCGGTTTTATCTTTTTCTTTATGTGGGTACGCTGGACTTTACCACGTTTCCGCTACGATCAACTATTAAATTTAGGCTGGAAAGGATTAATTCCTTTATCCATCATTAACATTGTTCTAACTGGTGCTGGGATCTTATTGTATGAGTACTTTAAAGGTTAA